A window of Pseudomonas monteilii contains these coding sequences:
- a CDS encoding DNA topoisomerase III → MRLFLCEKPSQAKDIASVLGARRRGDGCWQGPDVCVTWCIGHLLETAPPDSYDERYKRWVLSDLPIIPPAWKMLVKPKTASQFKVVKRLLGEARELVIATDADREGEMIARELVEHCRYRGPIQRLWLSALDEASIRKALGQLRPGQETFTLYHSALGRSRADWLIGMNMSRLFTLLGRQSGYQGVLPVGRVQTPTLRLIVDRDHSIEAFVPMPYWAIEAQLDHAGTSFTAHWRVPEDQSDDQGRCLKREVAEQAAQAMRAAGTATVLEVTTERVREAAPLPFDLGTLQEVCSKKLGLGAQETLDIAQSLYETHKLITYPRSDCGYLPLSQHGEAAGILSALQRADARLASLQPYLQPQRRSRAWNDAKVTAHHGIIPTAAASDPERLPRTAKAVYTLIRARYLAQFLPHHEYDRTQAEFDSAGHALRAVGKQIVEPGWRRALPEALTPAKGREAPPAQVLPSLSQGLACRILEVLLKDLWTQPPKPFTEGDLIKAMKNVAKWVEDPRLKQKLKETTGIGTEATRANIIQGLLDRGYLVKNGKALVATPAARSLIAAVPKAIADPGTTAIWEQALDMVQSGEMTLDEFVTRQSAWVGKLVERCAGMRLTITGPAAPAGRAGTPWKKKRKASAPRSGEGTKAKNTPGKAASGAPRQRRARKAD, encoded by the coding sequence ATGCGCCTGTTCCTCTGCGAAAAACCCTCCCAGGCCAAGGACATCGCCAGCGTCCTCGGTGCCCGTCGACGTGGTGACGGCTGCTGGCAAGGCCCTGACGTCTGCGTCACCTGGTGCATCGGCCACCTGCTGGAGACTGCCCCACCGGACAGTTACGACGAGCGCTACAAGCGCTGGGTGCTGAGCGACCTGCCGATCATCCCGCCGGCCTGGAAGATGCTGGTCAAGCCCAAGACCGCAAGCCAGTTCAAGGTGGTCAAACGCCTGCTCGGCGAAGCCCGTGAGCTGGTGATCGCCACCGACGCCGACCGCGAAGGTGAAATGATCGCCCGCGAACTGGTGGAGCACTGCCGCTACCGTGGGCCGATCCAGCGGCTGTGGCTGTCGGCATTGGACGAAGCGTCGATCCGCAAGGCACTCGGGCAACTGCGGCCAGGGCAGGAAACCTTCACGCTCTACCACTCGGCCCTGGGGCGTTCGCGTGCCGACTGGTTGATCGGCATGAACATGAGCCGTCTGTTCACGCTGCTCGGGCGTCAATCCGGCTACCAGGGCGTGCTGCCCGTCGGCCGCGTGCAAACGCCCACCTTGCGCCTGATCGTGGACCGTGATCACAGCATCGAGGCCTTTGTCCCCATGCCTTACTGGGCCATCGAGGCGCAGCTGGACCACGCCGGCACCTCGTTCACCGCCCACTGGCGCGTGCCTGAAGACCAGAGCGACGACCAGGGACGCTGCCTGAAGCGCGAGGTCGCCGAGCAGGCGGCCCAGGCAATGCGTGCCGCCGGGACAGCGACGGTGCTCGAGGTGACCACCGAGCGCGTGCGCGAGGCCGCACCCCTGCCGTTCGACCTGGGCACCTTGCAGGAGGTGTGCTCGAAGAAACTCGGCCTGGGCGCACAGGAAACGTTGGACATCGCCCAGTCGTTGTACGAGACGCACAAGCTGATCACCTACCCGCGTAGTGACTGCGGCTACCTGCCACTGAGCCAACATGGGGAAGCGGCTGGCATCCTGTCGGCCCTGCAGCGTGCCGACGCGCGTCTGGCCTCTCTGCAGCCTTACCTGCAGCCGCAACGTCGCTCGCGTGCCTGGAACGATGCCAAGGTCACCGCGCACCATGGCATCATCCCGACGGCCGCCGCCAGCGATCCGGAGCGCCTGCCTCGCACGGCCAAGGCGGTGTACACGCTGATCCGGGCGCGCTATCTGGCGCAATTCCTGCCTCATCACGAGTACGATCGCACCCAGGCCGAGTTCGACAGTGCCGGCCATGCCTTGCGCGCGGTGGGCAAGCAGATCGTCGAACCGGGTTGGCGCCGTGCCCTGCCTGAGGCGCTGACGCCTGCCAAGGGCCGTGAAGCCCCACCCGCCCAAGTGTTGCCCAGCTTGAGCCAGGGCCTGGCCTGCCGAATCCTGGAGGTACTGCTCAAGGACCTGTGGACACAGCCGCCCAAGCCCTTCACCGAGGGCGACCTGATCAAGGCCATGAAGAACGTGGCCAAGTGGGTCGAAGACCCGCGGCTCAAGCAGAAGCTCAAGGAGACCACCGGTATCGGCACCGAGGCGACCCGCGCCAACATCATCCAGGGACTGCTCGACCGGGGCTACCTGGTCAAGAACGGCAAGGCGCTGGTCGCTACGCCGGCTGCCCGCAGCCTGATCGCTGCCGTGCCCAAGGCCATCGCCGACCCGGGGACGACGGCCATCTGGGAGCAGGCGCTGGACATGGTGCAAAGCGGCGAGATGACCCTGGACGAGTTCGTCACACGGCAGTCGGCCTGGGTCGGCAAGCTGGTGGAACGCTGCGCAGGGATGCGCCTGACCATCACCGGGCCGGCTGCGCCGGCGGGTCGAGCAGGCACGCCCTGGAAGAAGAAGCGTAAAGCCAGTGCGCCCCGCTCGGGCGAAGGGACCAAAGCCAAGAACACCCCTGGCAAGGCGGCATCGGGTGCACCCCGGCAGCGGCGAGCACGCAAGGCTGATTGA
- a CDS encoding DNA repair protein: MNTTQEQLVALGAVFQAAVLVDRIARTGQAGEAELGCMLGSLLVRDPDTTLQVFGGSDLHLRDGYRALVGALERDPSSLQREPLRYALSMLGLERHLGKRDDLLGTIGQRLPQIQSQADHFGLVHDNVIASCGALYQDTLSTLRQRIQVHGDTRFLQQASNASKIRAILLAGIRAARLWRQLGGHRWQLLFRRRKLLNDLYDLMRT; encoded by the coding sequence ATGAACACGACCCAGGAGCAATTGGTCGCACTGGGCGCCGTGTTCCAGGCAGCCGTGCTGGTCGACCGCATCGCACGCACCGGCCAGGCCGGCGAGGCCGAGCTGGGCTGCATGCTCGGCAGCCTGCTGGTGCGTGACCCGGACACCACCTTGCAGGTGTTCGGCGGCAGCGATCTCCACCTGCGTGACGGGTACCGCGCGCTGGTCGGCGCCCTCGAGCGCGACCCCAGCAGCCTGCAGCGCGAGCCCCTGCGCTACGCGTTGTCCATGCTCGGCCTGGAGCGCCATCTGGGCAAGCGTGACGACCTGCTGGGCACCATCGGCCAACGGCTGCCGCAGATTCAGTCGCAGGCCGATCATTTCGGCCTGGTCCATGACAATGTGATCGCCTCGTGCGGCGCGTTGTACCAGGACACCCTGAGCACGCTGCGCCAGCGCATCCAGGTGCATGGCGATACGCGCTTCCTGCAACAGGCCAGCAACGCCTCGAAGATCCGCGCCATCCTGTTGGCGGGCATCCGTGCGGCCCGCTTGTGGCGTCAGTTGGGCGGACACCGGTGGCAATTGCTCTTCCGTCGTCGCAAACTGCTGAACGACCTGTACGACCTGATGAGAACCTGA
- a CDS encoding GNAT family acetyltransferase produces the protein MNKVRVRLADWHKDNAAIRCIREAVFVAEQHVPPELEWDAEDATALHFLALEGDYPVGTARLLRDGTIGRVSVLKDWRGLKVGHLLLEAVIQEAEQQGLTQQTLSAQVHATAFYEQFGFRVVSEEFLEAGIPHVDMVREA, from the coding sequence ATGAATAAGGTTCGCGTGCGCCTGGCCGACTGGCACAAGGACAATGCGGCGATCCGGTGCATCCGCGAAGCCGTGTTCGTGGCCGAGCAGCACGTGCCGCCCGAGCTGGAATGGGATGCCGAGGATGCCACGGCGCTGCACTTCCTGGCGCTCGAAGGAGATTACCCGGTCGGCACCGCGCGCCTGCTGCGCGACGGCACCATCGGCCGGGTCTCGGTGCTCAAGGACTGGCGCGGCCTGAAGGTGGGCCACCTGCTGCTCGAAGCAGTGATCCAGGAAGCCGAGCAGCAAGGCCTGACGCAGCAGACGCTCAGCGCCCAGGTGCACGCGACGGCGTTCTACGAGCAGTTCGGGTTTCGGGTAGTGAGCGAAGAATTCCTCGAGGCAGGGATTCCGCACGTGGACATGGTGCGCGAAGCCTGA
- a CDS encoding NADH pyrophosphatase, giving the protein MSSRWSTAVLDPDTPGGLAVARGPEGFLIGEAGPVFDRGWLKCQGLDVLGEHGIGHLDGQPLFLLELRRTAQVPDHQWQGLRAFMLEGDYTLYQVLGYAAQIGTWAREHRFCGSCGQPTTQVRWERAMFCAACELRSYPRISPSMIVLVTRGDEVLLARSPRFVTGVYSTLAGFAEPGESAEDCLVREVREEVAVEVRNLRYVGSQCWPFPHSMMLGFHAEYASGEIVMQPEEIEDARWFDIHDLPPLPATRSIARHLIDLYVAQRLGLPEPVLPG; this is encoded by the coding sequence ATGTCGTCACGTTGGAGCACTGCGGTACTGGATCCGGACACGCCCGGCGGGTTGGCCGTCGCCCGTGGGCCGGAGGGCTTTCTGATCGGCGAGGCAGGCCCGGTGTTCGATCGGGGCTGGCTCAAGTGCCAGGGGCTGGACGTCCTTGGCGAACACGGCATCGGGCATCTCGATGGACAGCCGCTGTTCCTGCTCGAACTACGCCGGACCGCCCAGGTACCCGATCACCAGTGGCAGGGGCTGCGCGCGTTCATGCTGGAGGGCGACTACACCCTCTACCAGGTGTTGGGCTATGCCGCGCAAATCGGCACCTGGGCGCGCGAGCACCGTTTTTGCGGCAGTTGCGGCCAGCCGACCACCCAGGTGCGCTGGGAGCGGGCGATGTTCTGCGCGGCCTGCGAGCTGCGCAGTTATCCACGGATTTCACCCAGCATGATCGTGCTGGTGACCCGGGGCGACGAGGTGTTGCTGGCCCGCTCGCCGCGCTTCGTGACCGGGGTCTACAGCACCTTGGCCGGTTTCGCCGAGCCGGGTGAGTCGGCCGAAGACTGTCTGGTGCGCGAGGTACGCGAGGAAGTGGCGGTGGAGGTGCGCAATCTTCGTTATGTCGGCAGCCAGTGCTGGCCGTTCCCGCACTCCATGATGCTGGGCTTCCATGCCGAGTACGCCAGTGGCGAGATCGTCATGCAGCCGGAAGAGATCGAGGATGCCCGTTGGTTCGACATCCACGACCTGCCGCCGCTGCCGGCCACACGCTCGATCGCGCGTCACCTGATCGATCTGTACGTCGCGCAGCGCCTAGGCCTGCCCGAACCAGTGCTGCCAGGCTAG
- a CDS encoding glucose-6-phosphate dehydrogenase, translated as MKTDSIPPAPPCTLFLFGASGDLVKRLLMPALYNLARDGLLDPDLRIVGVDHNTSTAAEFGERLLAFMRERETGGEGATQLDDALWSSLAQRLEYQTGDFLSADTYTAIAERIGQTAHGNAVFYLATAPRFFPEVAQRLGQAGLLDESQGGFRRLVIEKPFGTDLASAEALNAALLQVMGERQIYRIDHYLGKETVQNILVSRFSNGLFESFWNNHYIDHVQITAAETVGVETRGAFYDSTGALRDMVPNHLFQLLAMVAMEPPAAFAADAVRSEKAKVIGAIRPWSPKMALKNSVRGQYVASTDEKALPGYRDEANVDPESQTETYVALKVMIDNWRWVGVPFYLRTGKRMSVRDTEIAICFKPAPYAQFRESEAERPKPNYLKIQIQPNEGMWFDLQAKRPGPELIMENVELGFAYKDFFKMTPSTGYETLIYDCLIGDQTLFQRADNIENGWRAVQPFLDAWALGGEVHTYAAGEDGPEAGKELLSRDKREWHPLG; from the coding sequence ATGAAGACAGACTCGATCCCTCCAGCGCCACCCTGCACGCTGTTTCTGTTCGGCGCCAGCGGCGACCTGGTCAAGCGTCTGTTGATGCCGGCGTTGTACAACCTGGCGCGCGATGGCCTGCTCGACCCCGACCTGCGCATTGTCGGGGTCGATCACAACACGTCCACCGCCGCTGAATTCGGCGAACGCCTGCTGGCGTTCATGCGTGAGCGGGAGACAGGGGGCGAGGGCGCCACCCAGCTCGACGACGCACTGTGGTCCAGCCTTGCGCAACGGCTGGAGTACCAGACGGGCGACTTCCTGTCCGCCGACACCTACACGGCCATCGCCGAACGCATCGGACAGACCGCCCATGGCAACGCGGTCTTCTATCTGGCCACCGCACCACGTTTCTTCCCTGAAGTCGCGCAGCGCCTGGGCCAGGCTGGCCTGCTGGACGAAAGCCAGGGCGGTTTCCGGCGTCTGGTCATCGAAAAGCCCTTCGGCACCGATCTGGCCAGCGCCGAAGCGCTCAACGCGGCCTTGCTGCAGGTCATGGGCGAGCGGCAGATCTACCGCATCGACCATTACCTGGGCAAGGAGACGGTCCAGAACATCCTGGTCAGCCGCTTCTCCAACGGCCTGTTCGAATCGTTCTGGAACAACCACTACATCGACCACGTGCAGATCACCGCTGCCGAGACCGTCGGCGTGGAAACGCGCGGTGCCTTCTACGACAGCACCGGTGCCTTGCGCGACATGGTGCCCAACCACCTGTTCCAGCTGCTGGCGATGGTGGCCATGGAGCCGCCGGCTGCCTTTGCGGCCGATGCCGTGCGCAGTGAAAAGGCCAAGGTCATCGGAGCGATCCGGCCCTGGTCACCGAAGATGGCCTTGAAGAACTCGGTCCGGGGTCAGTACGTCGCCTCTACGGATGAAAAGGCACTGCCGGGGTATCGCGACGAGGCCAATGTCGACCCTGAAAGCCAGACCGAGACCTACGTCGCCCTCAAGGTGATGATCGACAACTGGCGCTGGGTCGGGGTGCCGTTCTACCTGCGCACCGGCAAGCGCATGAGCGTGCGCGACACCGAGATCGCCATCTGCTTCAAGCCGGCGCCCTATGCGCAGTTCCGTGAATCGGAAGCTGAGCGGCCCAAGCCGAACTACCTGAAGATCCAGATCCAGCCCAACGAGGGCATGTGGTTCGACCTGCAGGCCAAGCGTCCGGGGCCCGAACTGATCATGGAGAACGTCGAGTTGGGCTTTGCCTACAAGGACTTCTTCAAGATGACCCCCTCCACCGGCTACGAAACCTTGATCTACGACTGCCTGATCGGCGACCAGACCTTGTTCCAGCGTGCCGACAACATCGAGAACGGCTGGCGTGCGGTGCAGCCGTTCCTCGATGCCTGGGCCCTTGGTGGCGAGGTGCACACGTACGCGGCCGGCGAGGATGGGCCCGAGGCGGGCAAGGAGTTGCTGAGCCGTGACAAACGCGAATGGCACCCATTGGGTTGA
- a CDS encoding glycosyl hydrolase — MPALIEDYALLGNCRSAALVNRDGSMDWLCLPRFDAPAVFAALLGNEENGRWRIAPTDTVETVERAYLEDTLVLQTTYVTAGGRARVSDCMPMGEHNTVVRIIEGLAGETAFEMDLVLRFDYGRSVPWVEKLDPLTVSAVAGPDRLILRSTVETHGMDHHSVCRFRVAAGERHIFSLTHQPSHLPPEAPVDTEDAVRHSIEQWRAFAARCPDVGQWTPLVRRSLLTLKALTYAPTGGIVAAATTSLPERIGGERNWDYRFCWLRDATMTLLAFMNLGYFEEAQAWREWLLRSVAGNPEQMQIMYGLAGERDLQEYTLPWLAGYEHSQPVRVGNGAAGQHQLDIYGEVADAMTQAVKGGLPTHPRSASIARLIMPHVERIWREPDEGIWEVRGGSQHFVHSKVMAWVAFDRVASLAVDNPAEHELGVHYRQVADQIHREVCERGLDPTGQHFVQAYGSSETDASLLQIALTGFLPADDPRFLRTLEQIEQRLLHNGLLLRYDTESASDGLSTGEGTFLVCSFWLADVYVLLGRRDDALALYQRLTGLCNDVGLLAEQYDPVSQRMLGNFPQAFSHIGIINTALNLHRSLCPVRDRAHCAEEPVARWSPVGEGAHVG, encoded by the coding sequence ATGCCGGCTTTGATCGAAGATTACGCGCTGCTGGGCAACTGCCGCAGTGCCGCCCTGGTGAACCGCGACGGTTCCATGGACTGGCTGTGCCTGCCGCGTTTCGATGCGCCGGCCGTGTTCGCTGCGCTGTTGGGCAACGAAGAGAATGGCCGCTGGCGCATCGCGCCCACTGACACGGTCGAGACGGTCGAGCGTGCTTACCTGGAGGACACGCTGGTGCTGCAGACCACCTACGTGACCGCTGGCGGCCGTGCCCGTGTCAGCGACTGCATGCCCATGGGCGAGCACAACACGGTGGTACGGATCATCGAGGGGCTAGCCGGCGAGACGGCCTTCGAGATGGACCTGGTCCTGCGCTTCGACTATGGCCGCAGCGTGCCCTGGGTCGAAAAGCTCGACCCCTTGACCGTCAGCGCCGTGGCCGGACCGGACCGGCTGATCCTGCGCAGCACCGTGGAGACCCACGGCATGGATCACCACAGCGTCTGCCGCTTTCGCGTGGCAGCCGGCGAACGGCATATCTTCAGCCTGACCCATCAGCCTTCGCACCTGCCGCCCGAAGCGCCCGTGGACACCGAGGACGCGGTACGCCACAGCATCGAACAATGGCGAGCCTTCGCGGCACGTTGCCCGGACGTCGGCCAGTGGACCCCCCTGGTGCGTCGCTCGCTGTTGACGCTCAAGGCCCTGACCTACGCGCCGACCGGGGGTATCGTCGCGGCGGCGACCACCTCGCTGCCCGAGCGCATCGGTGGCGAGCGCAACTGGGACTACCGGTTCTGCTGGTTGCGTGATGCCACCATGACCTTGCTGGCGTTCATGAACCTGGGGTATTTCGAGGAGGCTCAGGCCTGGCGCGAATGGCTATTGCGCTCGGTGGCGGGGAATCCGGAACAGATGCAGATCATGTACGGCCTGGCCGGCGAACGTGACCTTCAGGAATACACTTTGCCGTGGCTGGCCGGCTACGAGCACTCGCAACCGGTGCGTGTCGGCAATGGCGCGGCCGGGCAGCATCAGCTGGACATCTACGGCGAGGTTGCCGATGCCATGACCCAGGCCGTCAAAGGCGGGCTGCCAACCCACCCGCGCAGCGCCTCCATCGCGCGCTTGATCATGCCTCACGTCGAGCGCATCTGGCGTGAGCCGGATGAAGGCATCTGGGAAGTGCGCGGTGGCAGCCAGCATTTCGTCCACTCCAAGGTCATGGCCTGGGTGGCGTTCGACCGGGTCGCCAGCCTGGCCGTGGACAACCCCGCGGAACATGAGCTGGGCGTGCACTATCGGCAGGTCGCCGACCAGATCCACCGTGAGGTGTGCGAGCGTGGCCTGGACCCGACCGGCCAGCACTTCGTGCAGGCCTACGGCTCGAGCGAGACCGACGCCAGCCTGCTGCAGATCGCGTTGACCGGCTTTTTGCCGGCTGACGATCCCCGGTTCCTGCGTACGCTGGAACAGATCGAGCAACGGTTGCTGCACAACGGGTTGTTGCTGCGTTACGACACCGAAAGTGCATCCGATGGCCTGTCGACGGGCGAGGGCACGTTCCTGGTCTGCTCGTTCTGGCTGGCCGACGTCTACGTGCTGCTCGGGCGTCGGGACGATGCGCTGGCGCTGTACCAGCGGCTGACCGGGCTGTGCAACGATGTCGGCCTGCTGGCCGAGCAATACGATCCCGTGAGCCAACGCATGCTGGGCAACTTCCCCCAGGCCTTCAGCCATATCGGCATCATCAACACGGCCCTCAACCTGCATCGTTCCCTGTGTCCCGTGCGCGATCGGGCTCATTGCGCCGAGGAGCCTGTGGCGCGCTGGTCGCCGGTCGGCGAGGGGGCACACGTCGGTTAG
- a CDS encoding cupin has product MNPDTPLQLLGGLTAREFLRDYWQKKPLLVRKAFTDFESPIDADELAGLALEEEVESRLVQEQGERPWELRRGPFTEETFAELPARDWTLLVQAVDQFVPEVAELLEHFRFLPSWRIDDVMISFAAPGGSVGPHFDNYDVFLLQGMGKRNWKVGQVCDSDSPLIPHADLRILADFEQSDEWTLEPGDMLYLPPRLAHYGVAEDDCLTYSVGFRAPSAAEVLTHFTDFLSQFLPDEERYSDADAEPANDPHQIQRDSLDRLKALLSEHMGDERLLLTWFGQFMTEPRYPELVSGEELTEEDLVDSLEQGAILIRNPSARMAWSEVDDDLLLFASGQSRLLPGHLRELLKLVCAADALHIENLAPWLEDEDGLTLVCQLVKQGSLGFADE; this is encoded by the coding sequence ATGAATCCTGATACCCCACTTCAGCTGCTGGGCGGCCTGACGGCACGCGAGTTCCTGCGCGACTACTGGCAGAAGAAGCCTTTGCTGGTGCGCAAGGCCTTCACCGACTTCGAAAGCCCGATCGATGCCGACGAACTGGCCGGCCTGGCGCTGGAAGAAGAAGTCGAATCGCGCCTGGTGCAGGAACAGGGCGAACGCCCCTGGGAGCTGCGCCGTGGCCCGTTCACCGAGGAGACGTTCGCCGAGCTGCCCGCACGTGACTGGACGCTGCTGGTCCAGGCCGTCGATCAGTTCGTCCCGGAAGTGGCCGAGCTGCTGGAGCATTTCCGTTTCCTGCCCAGCTGGCGCATCGACGATGTGATGATCAGCTTCGCCGCCCCCGGTGGCAGCGTCGGCCCGCACTTCGACAACTACGATGTGTTCCTGCTGCAAGGCATGGGCAAGCGCAACTGGAAGGTCGGCCAGGTGTGCGACAGCGACAGCCCGCTGATCCCCCATGCCGACCTGCGCATCCTCGCCGACTTCGAGCAGAGCGATGAATGGACGCTGGAACCTGGCGACATGCTGTACCTGCCGCCTCGCCTGGCCCATTACGGCGTCGCCGAAGACGACTGCCTGACCTACTCGGTCGGCTTCCGTGCACCGAGCGCAGCCGAAGTGCTGACCCACTTCACCGACTTCCTCAGCCAGTTCCTGCCGGACGAGGAGCGTTACAGCGACGCCGATGCCGAGCCGGCCAATGATCCACACCAGATCCAGCGCGATTCGCTCGACCGCCTCAAGGCCTTGCTCAGCGAGCACATGGGCGACGAGCGCCTGCTGCTGACCTGGTTCGGCCAGTTCATGACCGAGCCACGCTACCCGGAACTGGTGAGCGGGGAAGAACTGACCGAAGAAGACCTGGTCGACAGCCTCGAGCAAGGCGCCATCCTGATTCGCAACCCGAGCGCGCGGATGGCCTGGTCGGAAGTCGACGACGACCTGCTGCTGTTCGCCAGCGGCCAGAGCCGCCTGCTGCCAGGGCACTTGCGTGAACTGCTGAAGCTGGTCTGCGCCGCCGACGCCCTGCACATCGAGAACCTGGCACCGTGGCTGGAAGACGAAGACGGCCTGACCCTGGTCTGCCAGCTGGTCAAACAGGGCAGCCTGGGCTTCGCCGATGAATAA
- a CDS encoding adenylosuccinate lyase (Catalyzes two discrete reactions in the de novo synthesis of purines: the cleavage of adenylosuccinate and succinylaminoimidazole carboxamide ribotide) — translation MQLSSLTAVSPVDGRYAGKTQALRPIFSEYGLIRFRALVEVRWLQRLAAHPQIEEVPAFSEQANALLDRLATDFQLEHAERVKEIERTTNHDVKAIEYLLKEQAAQLPELDKVSEFIHFACTSEDINNLSHALMLRAGRDDVLLPLMRQIADAIRALAHLHADVPMLSRTHGQPASPTTLGKELANVVYRLERQIAQVAAVPLLGKINGAVGNYNAHLSAYSQVDWEANARAFIEDELGLVFNPYTTQIEPHDYIAELFDAIARFNTILIDFDRDVWGYISLGYFKQKTVAGEIGSSTMPHKVNPIDFENSEGNLGIANALFQHLASKLPISRWQRDLTDSTVLRNLGVGFAHSVIAYEASLKGIGKLEINTQRIAADLDACWEVLAEPIQTVMRRFNIENPYEKLKELTRGKGITPEALLTFIDGLDMPADAKAELKALTPARYIGNAAEQAKRI, via the coding sequence ATGCAGCTTTCCTCGCTCACCGCGGTTTCCCCCGTAGACGGCCGCTACGCCGGCAAAACCCAGGCCTTGCGCCCGATCTTCAGTGAATACGGCCTGATCCGTTTCCGGGCCCTGGTCGAAGTCCGCTGGCTGCAGCGCCTGGCAGCCCACCCGCAGATCGAGGAAGTGCCGGCCTTCTCCGAGCAGGCCAACGCCCTGCTCGACCGCCTGGCCACCGATTTCCAGCTCGAGCATGCCGAGCGTGTGAAGGAGATCGAACGCACCACCAACCACGACGTCAAGGCCATCGAGTACCTGCTCAAGGAGCAGGCGGCGCAATTGCCGGAGCTGGACAAGGTCAGCGAGTTCATCCACTTCGCCTGCACCAGCGAAGACATCAACAACCTCTCCCACGCGCTGATGCTGCGCGCCGGCCGTGACGACGTGCTGCTGCCGCTGATGCGTCAGATCGCCGATGCCATCCGGGCCCTGGCCCACCTGCACGCCGACGTGCCGATGCTGTCGCGCACCCATGGTCAGCCGGCCTCGCCGACGACCCTGGGCAAGGAACTGGCCAACGTGGTGTACCGCCTGGAGCGTCAGATCGCCCAGGTCGCAGCCGTGCCGCTGCTGGGCAAGATCAACGGCGCCGTGGGCAACTACAACGCGCACCTGTCGGCCTATTCGCAGGTCGACTGGGAAGCCAATGCCCGCGCCTTCATCGAAGACGAGCTGGGCCTGGTGTTCAACCCCTACACCACCCAGATCGAGCCGCACGACTACATCGCCGAGCTGTTCGATGCCATCGCGCGCTTCAACACCATCCTCATCGACTTCGACCGTGACGTCTGGGGCTACATTTCGCTGGGCTACTTCAAGCAGAAGACCGTCGCTGGCGAAATCGGCTCCTCGACCATGCCGCACAAAGTCAACCCGATCGACTTCGAGAACTCCGAAGGCAACCTGGGCATCGCCAACGCGCTGTTCCAGCACCTGGCGAGCAAGCTGCCGATCTCGCGCTGGCAGCGTGACCTGACCGACTCCACCGTGCTGCGCAACCTGGGCGTGGGCTTCGCGCACAGCGTGATCGCCTACGAGGCCAGCCTCAAGGGCATCGGCAAGCTGGAAATCAACACCCAACGCATCGCCGCCGACCTCGACGCCTGCTGGGAAGTGCTCGCCGAGCCGATCCAGACGGTGATGCGCCGCTTCAACATCGAGAACCCCTACGAGAAGCTCAAGGAGCTGACCCGTGGCAAGGGCATCACCCCAGAGGCGCTGCTGACCTTCATCGATGGTCTGGACATGCCGGCCGACGCCAAGGCCGAGCTGAAAGCGCTGACCCCTGCGCGCTACATCGGCAACGCCGCCGAGCAGGCCAAACGCATCTGA
- a CDS encoding enoyl-CoA hydratase — protein MNPYTAFKVELTDHIAHIQIDRAEKVNAMHAAFWEEIVEVFRWADETDAVRVVVLSGAGKHFSAGIDLSLLASVAGELGPDVGRNARTLRRTILRLQASFEAVDQCRKPVLAAIQGYCIGGAIDLISACDMRYCSADAHFSIKEIDLGMAADVGTLQRLPRIIGDGLLRELAYTGRAVEAQEALRIGLVNRIYGDTPALLQGVFEIAAQIAAKSPLAVAGTKRMLSYMRDHSVADGLEYVATWNAAMLQSQDVRLAMLAHANRQTPDFAD, from the coding sequence GTGAATCCCTACACCGCCTTCAAGGTCGAACTGACCGACCACATCGCTCACATCCAGATCGACCGCGCCGAGAAGGTCAACGCCATGCATGCGGCGTTCTGGGAAGAGATCGTCGAGGTCTTTCGCTGGGCCGACGAGACCGACGCCGTGCGCGTGGTGGTGCTCAGCGGGGCTGGCAAGCACTTCTCCGCGGGGATCGACCTGAGCCTGCTGGCCTCGGTGGCCGGTGAACTGGGGCCTGACGTCGGCCGTAACGCACGCACGCTGCGGCGGACCATCCTGCGCCTGCAGGCCTCGTTCGAGGCGGTCGATCAATGCCGCAAGCCGGTGCTGGCGGCCATCCAGGGCTATTGTATCGGCGGTGCCATCGACCTGATCTCGGCCTGCGACATGCGCTACTGCAGCGCCGATGCGCATTTCTCGATCAAGGAAATCGACCTTGGCATGGCAGCCGATGTCGGAACCTTGCAGCGTCTGCCGCGCATCATCGGTGATGGTCTGCTGCGCGAGCTGGCGTACACCGGGCGCGCGGTCGAGGCTCAGGAAGCCTTGCGCATCGGGCTGGTCAACCGCATCTATGGCGACACGCCCGCGTTGTTGCAGGGTGTGTTCGAGATCGCCGCGCAGATCGCGGCCAAGTCTCCACTGGCCGTCGCCGGGACCAAGCGTATGCTCAGCTACATGCGTGACCACAGCGTGGCCGATGGGCTGGAGTACGTCGCCACCTGGAACGCCGCGATGCTGCAGTCGCAGGATGTGCGTCTGGCCATGCTGGCGCACGCGAACCGGCAAACCCCTGACTTCGCCGATTGA